GGGCGTGTTGCGCGTGGACACGTGGGCGTAAAGCAGATGGAGGTGAAGGAAACGAAAGGCGTAGGCCGAAACGAGGCCGATGGCCTCCCGCCCGAAGCCCTGTCCACGACAAGAGGCGTCGATGAGCACCCCCAGGCCGGCACGCTGATGGTGCGGATCGAAGTCGTAAAGATCCACCGTGCCGATGGCTCGATCGGCCGACTTGTCGATGATCATCAGGCGGAGCTGACGCATGGCGTAAAGGTCGCTCGTCGAGGCGGAGGCGATGTATTCGCGCAGGGCGTAGCGGGAGTAGGGCGCGAGGGTGCAGCCCTGCTCCCACGTCGCGGGGTCGTTCTCCCACCCATAGAGCGCCTCCAAATCTTCCGGTTCGAGGGCGCGCAGGCGCACCCGACGGCCGTCGAGCCACGCCTCGGGGGGCGGCGTTATCGGGTGGGTGAGATCCATCGATCCGTGTCGGGGTAAAACGTGTGGTAGGTCATCCGCTTATCCGGACAGCGGTCCATGAGGTGAATCATGCGATCAAAAGAGAGGTCGGGGTGGCAGAAGATGATGTCCGTACACCCGTCCAGCGGGGGGATGGCGCCTATCTCGTCCGCCGCCTCCCAAGCGATCGATGCGGCCTCGGGGAATCGCTCCAATACACGGCGGCGCACATCGGCGGCGTGCGCTTTGCTGCACACATACATGAGTTCCGGCCTGCGCCCGCCTCGGCGACGAGAGGGGCGCGTGCGTTTCCAGCCAAACAGTCCGGCGAGGGCTTTGCGCAAACAAACCGCAAGACGGATCAGGGCCCAGGCCGGTCCGCCGGCGTTCGGGTAATGCTTCCGATAGAAAATCAGCATGGCATTATAGAAGGCATTCAAATAGCGTCGGTCGGCGTAGTGGGTGCTTTCGCCCTTGTAATGGAGGATGCTGAAGGGGAGGTAATAGTTGGCATAACCGGCGGGGATCATGCGATAAGAGAGGTCGATGTCCTCGCCGTACATGAAGAATGCCTCGTCCAGCAGGCCGATGCGCCGGAGCGCCTCGTGGCGGAGGAACATGAAGGCACCGGAGAGCACCTGCACCTCGTGGACGGCGTCGTCCGACAGGTATCGCAGGCTGTATGCGGCCAGGCGGGGCGAACGGGGGAAGAGGCGCGAGAGGCCGGAGAGTTTGCAAAAGGCCACCCACGGCGTGGGGAAGCTGCGCTTGCTTTCGGGGAGGAAAGCGCCGTGCCCGTTGATCATTTTCACACCGATCGCGCCCGCGTTCGTGTGGCTGTCCATGAAGTGGCACGCGCCGCGCAGCGCCTCGCTGGTCACGATCGTGTCGGGGTTCAGAAGCAGCACGTAGCGCCCTCGCGAGAGGCGGATCGCCTGATTGTTCGCCTTGGCAAAGCCCGGATTGTCTGCGTTTTCGATGAAGTGTACCTCGGGGAAAAGTGGGCTCAGATAGTCGACAGACCCGTCCGTAGAAGCGTTGTCCACCACCCACGTCTCCACCTCAATGCCTTGCGCGGCCTCACGGACGGAGCGCAGACATTGCTCGAGCAGGTACTTCACATTGTAATTGACGATAACGATGGAGAGCAGCATGGCGGTGGGGGCAATCGGTTGGGCGGGGGGATTAATCCTCCTTCGGCAGCGCGTACGTGCGGCGATAGAGGAAGTCGGCCAGAGCCACATCGTCCGTATAGCTACGGATCACGTCCGGGTCGATGGGGGTGCCAACGTAGACTTCGGCCGTATGCCCGCGCTTGTTGAAGGCCTCTGCCGCTACGCGCAGCGTGCGGATCTTCCAGCTGATCC
The sequence above is drawn from the Tannerella serpentiformis genome and encodes:
- a CDS encoding GNAT family N-acetyltransferase, which encodes MDLTHPITPPPEAWLDGRRVRLRALEPEDLEALYGWENDPATWEQGCTLAPYSRYALREYIASASTSDLYAMRQLRLMIIDKSADRAIGTVDLYDFDPHHQRAGLGVLIDASCRGQGFGREAIGLVSAYAFRFLHLHLLYAHVSTRNTPSLRLFAAAGFQSCGTLPGWVRTAEGFDDVVVMVCTCDSAAPSSNFFASL
- a CDS encoding glycosyltransferase family 2 protein: MLLSIVIVNYNVKYLLEQCLRSVREAAQGIEVETWVVDNASTDGSVDYLSPLFPEVHFIENADNPGFAKANNQAIRLSRGRYVLLLNPDTIVTSEALRGACHFMDSHTNAGAIGVKMINGHGAFLPESKRSFPTPWVAFCKLSGLSRLFPRSPRLAAYSLRYLSDDAVHEVQVLSGAFMFLRHEALRRIGLLDEAFFMYGEDIDLSYRMIPAGYANYYLPFSILHYKGESTHYADRRYLNAFYNAMLIFYRKHYPNAGGPAWALIRLAVCLRKALAGLFGWKRTRPSRRRGGRRPELMYVCSKAHAADVRRRVLERFPEAASIAWEAADEIGAIPPLDGCTDIIFCHPDLSFDRMIHLMDRCPDKRMTYHTFYPDTDRWISPTR